A segment of the Candidatus Komeilibacteria bacterium CG_4_10_14_0_2_um_filter_37_10 genome:
GAAATCAGCCCAAGCCGTGTTGGTATTACCAATATCACCGACTTTAAAATCCAAAATAACTACTTGCTCCGGATAATGTTCCTGCAAATAACTCAGTGTATCATGAAGTGCACAAAGTCCATTCTCACCACGTTGCAAATAAAAAGCTAAATTTAACTTGTAAGCACCGGCGTAGAAGGTGGTATTATTCACAATATCAATATTAAATGCTCGCATCGCCTCGCCATCTGACAATCCAGTAGAAACGCATTTTGGAAGTTTTTCATACTCCGTATCTAATCCAACGCACAGGTGTCGCCCTTGCTTCATCTGCTGTGCTAATTTGTCCCAAAAGGATAGTTTCTCATTCATTTCTTTCTCCGTATTTTATTAATAAATATGTTAACGATCAATTGTGCTTAAATTACTACAAATAACATCGGCTGTCAACAGTGCTTTAACTCCCGGCGTTGTTAACACCGGGAGTTAAAAGAGCTGAATTACCCACAAAAACGATTAATAACACTGAAAACAAACTATTCAACGCCGGGAGTTGGCAATGCCAGGAGTTAAAAAAACCACTTGCCGGGCGCCTAAACCTCTGACTAGTGGCTTTTTCTTATTTTGTTTTTATTATCTCTTCTTAGTTCTTTTTTCTTTAGTTCGGGATAAAATAACTTTCAAATGATCTTTAGCCTTATTAATCGCCTTAGTCCAATCGGTAGTTGTGCGCTCTACTCTAATCAATTTACCGGGAATAGAAATATTTACTTCACAACGTGTCGTATTGCCGCTGTGATGCTTTTCTAGCTTCTCAATCTCCACTCGGGCTTCTACAATCTGGGGGTAGTACTTGGCCAGTGCTAAAATCTTATTTTCGACATAAGATTTCTGCTCCATCGTTAAATCCAAATTAGTTAATTTTAGAATGACTTGCATAATATTTATAATTTAATATTCAACACCAGCACGAGCTAATTGACCTTGGTTAAAGTAGTGTTTACGTGGCTGCATTTCCGTAACTAGATCAGCTAACTTTAATATTTTCTCATTTGCCTGCCGTCCCGTCAAGACCAGTTCTAAAGACTGCGGTTTTTGACCCAGTAAAGAGATAAATTTATTTTGCTCAACTATACCTAAACACAAGGAGCTGTTAATTTCATCCAGAATTAAAAGGTCATAATTATTCTTTTGAAAGATTGCCCTGACTAAATCCAAACCCTTTATTCCTTCCATTTGATCTGCTGCCGTCACACCAAAACGAAATTTTTTCTTCAGCTCATCAAAGCGCAATAAACCAGTAACCCAAAAATCAATACCTACTTGCGCTAACATTTCACGCTCACCATAATGATTACCACCTTTATCAAAAAAGATAATCGCCACGCGCCACCCGCGCCCACGAGCTCGCAAAGCCAAACCCAAAGCAGCAGTTGTTTTGCCCTTACCATCGCCAGTATAAACTTGGATGCGACCAACTTTATTTTTCACCATAAATTAATTGGAAAAATTAGGAGCAACCGCTGGTACCGCCACAATTCAGGCACTTATAACAGGAGCCGTTGCGTACCATGATCATGCCACAATTGCCACAAGGTGGCGCATCAACTTGCATTTCAAAAGTTATTTGCGCATCACCGCCGGCCAAAGCGCTGATTGATTCTTCAATCTTCTTGGTGTAAGTAGCGTCCGGCTGATGATCACCGTCAGTATCAATTTCTAATTTAGTAGTAGTTTTTTTACTTTGCGTAATCGCACTAGTGCTCTCTGGCATTCGATCAATGCCATTGCCATTACTCGGATCAAAATGATTAACACCCAATTCGTCGTTATCCTGATCACTTAAAAATTTAATAGCTAACCAGCGAAAGAGGTAATCAACGATTGATTTAGCAATGCGTATATTGGGGTTATTGGTATAGCCCGATGGTTCAAAACGATAATTAACAAATTTATTAACTAAAAATTTCAGTGGCACGCCATACTGCAAAGCTAGCGAAATAGAAAGGGCAAAGGAATCCAAAAGTCCGGAAATAACACTTCCCTCTTTAGCGGCAGTAATAAATATTTCACCTGGTGCACCATCTTCATATAGACCCACAGTAATATATCCTTTATGATTACCGATCTGATATGAGTGAGTCAAAGCCGTTCGTTCAATCGGCATTTGCTTACGACGCGGTTTGTATTCTATTTCTTTTTCTTCTTCTTGTTTGTCTTCTTTGTCTTTACTGGTTGTTAGGGGCTGAGTTTTCTTAGACCCATCACGATAAACAGCAACAGCCTTCAAGCCTAATTTCCACGCCATCATATAAACCTCAAAAACATCTTCCATGGTTGCGTCTTGCGGTAGATTCACTGTCTTCGAAATAGCGCCAGATAAAAATGGTTGCACGCCGCCCATCATTTTCACGTGACCCATATAATGAATAGAGCGCATACCATTTTTCGGTTTAAAAGCGCAATCAAAAACCGGCAGATGTTCATCTTTTAAATGCGGCGCTCCTTCAATGGTATCATGTTCGTCAATATATTTAATTATTTGTTCAACCTCGTTTTTATTATAACCAAGATTAGTGAGCGCTGGCTCCACAGTACTATTAACCAATTTCATCATACCACCACCAACCAA
Coding sequences within it:
- the raiA gene encoding ribosomal subunit interface protein, which translates into the protein MQVILKLTNLDLTMEQKSYVENKILALAKYYPQIVEARVEIEKLEKHHSGNTTRCEVNISIPGKLIRVERTTTDWTKAINKAKDHLKVILSRTKEKRTKKR
- a CDS encoding cob(I)yrinic acid a,c-diamide adenosyltransferase; this translates as MKNKVGRIQVYTGDGKGKTTAALGLALRARGRGWRVAIIFFDKGGNHYGEREMLAQVGIDFWVTGLLRFDELKKKFRFGVTAADQMEGIKGLDLVRAIFQKNNYDLLILDEINSSLCLGIVEQNKFISLLGQKPQSLELVLTGRQANEKILKLADLVTEMQPRKHYFNQGQLARAGVEY
- a CDS encoding ribonucleoside-diphosphate reductase, adenosylcobalamin-dependent, with the protein product DSFAGVIKSGGKTRRAAKMVILNIDHPDIVEFINCKAGEEKKAWALIDAGYDGSFNGEAYRSIFFQNANNSVRVTDDFMRAVEDDGDWYTKYVTSREIADSYKARTLMQMICDATWLCGDPGLQFDTTINKWHTCKKSGRINASNPCSEYMFLDDSACNLASLNLMKFVDKLGEFNEQRFIRACEIIITAMEIVVDNSSYPTEQITQNSYDYRPLGFGFANLGAILMLRGLPYDSDRGRNFASAITSLMTGTCYRRSAEIAANLGTFKYYQANEESFLDVISMHRGAAYKIKSDGVPENLWQAAKEIWDDALLMGQKYGYKNAQVTVLAPTGTIAFLMDCDTTGIEPDIALVKYKWLVGGGMMKLVNSTVEPALTNLGYNKNEVEQIIKYIDEHDTIEGAPHLKDEHLPVFDCAFKPKNGMRSIHYMGHVKMMGGVQPFLSGAISKTVNLPQDATMEDVFEVYMMAWKLGLKAVAVYRDGSKKTQPLTTSKDKEDKQEEEKEIEYKPRRKQMPIERTALTHSYQIGNHKGYITVGLYEDGAPGEIFITAAKEGSVISGLLDSFALSISLALQYGVPLKFLVNKFVNYRFEPSGYTNNPNIRIAKSIVDYLFRWLAIKFLSDQDNDELGVNHFDPSNGNGIDRMPESTSAITQSKKTTTKLEIDTDGDHQPDATYTKKIEESISALAGGDAQITFEMQVDAPPCGNCGMIMVRNGSCYKCLNCGGTSGCS